The Candidatus Neomarinimicrobiota bacterium genome includes a window with the following:
- a CDS encoding Mu-like prophage major head subunit gpT family protein, translated as MLVNKANLAGIYTSFSTLFNEALQTAEVIWSKVATLAPSTGSQNDYKWLGAFPMLREWIAERYIKSLEGLGYSIVNKDYEATVEVDKNDIEDDQVGVYRPVIQALGANAAVHPDKLIFELMVAGFDTDCYDGQFFFDTDHPVAGAGVSNDGGGGGNPWFLLDTSKFIMPFIYQERKKPEFVAIEDPQSESVFKRRKFQYGVDYRGAVGYALWQLAYGSKDTLSAANFEAGFQAMMAFKNDEGIPLGIKPTLLVVGPSNRAAALEILVAERLANGETNVNRGSAELLLTPWLI; from the coding sequence GCGCTGCAGACGGCCGAGGTTATATGGTCTAAAGTGGCTACTCTAGCGCCCTCCACCGGTTCGCAGAACGACTACAAGTGGCTAGGGGCATTCCCCATGCTGCGAGAGTGGATCGCCGAGCGTTACATCAAGAGCCTCGAAGGTCTGGGATACTCGATAGTCAACAAGGATTACGAGGCCACAGTCGAGGTAGATAAGAACGATATCGAAGACGATCAAGTCGGCGTATATCGTCCGGTCATCCAGGCGCTGGGGGCGAATGCAGCGGTTCACCCGGACAAGCTCATTTTCGAGCTGATGGTGGCGGGCTTCGATACCGACTGCTACGATGGGCAGTTCTTTTTCGACACCGACCATCCGGTGGCTGGAGCCGGTGTGAGCAACGACGGCGGCGGGGGCGGGAATCCCTGGTTCCTGCTGGACACCTCCAAGTTCATTATGCCGTTTATCTACCAGGAGCGCAAGAAGCCGGAATTCGTCGCGATCGAGGATCCGCAGTCCGAGAGCGTCTTCAAGCGGCGCAAGTTCCAGTATGGTGTCGATTATCGCGGCGCCGTCGGCTACGCGCTCTGGCAGCTGGCCTATGGCAGCAAGGACACCCTGAGCGCCGCCAATTTCGAAGCGGGTTTCCAGGCGATGATGGCTTTCAAAAACGACGAAGGCATACCGCTGGGGATTAAGCCGACACTCCTGGTGGTGGGACCAAGCAACCGGGCAGCGGCCCTGGAGATCCTGGTAGCCGAGCGGCTGGCGAATGGAGAGACCAATGTCAATCGCGGTTCGGCTGAATTGCTCTTGACCCCCTGGCTGATTTAA
- a CDS encoding phage virion morphogenesis protein encodes MGGFQLQFDHSLFDRIAAALTNFDPTDVGRNIGEQLRTETIFRFQRGESPKGEKWPESARVKAQGGQTLVNSAALRNSITYQVDQESIRLGTDLIYGPIHQYGGVIRAKNAPRLVFNIPGVGVRSSEEVKIPRRQFIPDPEDISDAELHRIADMVIKALVDQIGRA; translated from the coding sequence ATGGGTGGCTTCCAGCTCCAGTTTGATCACTCGCTGTTTGACCGGATTGCCGCTGCCCTGACCAACTTCGATCCGACCGACGTGGGCCGCAACATCGGCGAGCAGCTGCGCACCGAGACCATCTTCCGCTTCCAACGCGGCGAATCCCCCAAAGGTGAGAAATGGCCTGAATCCGCGCGCGTCAAGGCACAAGGCGGCCAGACGCTGGTAAACAGCGCCGCCCTGCGCAATTCCATCACCTACCAAGTGGACCAGGAGAGTATCCGGTTAGGGACCGATCTTATCTATGGCCCTATCCATCAGTACGGCGGTGTGATCAGGGCGAAAAATGCACCGCGTTTGGTTTTCAACATCCCGGGTGTAGGTGTACGAAGTTCGGAAGAAGTGAAGATTCCCCGCAGGCAGTTCATCCCGGACCCGGAGGACATCTCTGATGCAGAATTGCACCGTATTGCTGATATGGTCATCAAGGCTCTGGTGGACCAGATAGGACGGGCTTGA